A genome region from Solanum pennellii chromosome 12, SPENNV200 includes the following:
- the LOC107007426 gene encoding UDP-glycosyltransferase 75C1-like, translated as MMKPHVIVTTFPAQGHINPALQFAKNLVKNGIQVTFSTSIYAQRLMDEKKSIDNFPKGLMNFVPFSDGFDDGFDHSKDPVFYMSQLRKCGSQTVKNIIINCSENGSPITCLLYSIFLPWAAEVAREVNIPSALLWSQPATILDIYYFNFHGYENEMSNESNDPNWSIQLPNLPQLKTKDLPSFLLPSNAKGSLRVALPPFKELINTLDSEINPKILVNTFDELEPHALKAIENYKFYGIGPLIPSAFLDGNDPLDSCFGADLFDKSNDYIEWLNTKENSSVVYISFGSLMNPSISQMEEISKGLIGIGRPFLWIIKQDEKNKENEKNVIGCIEELEKIGKIVPWCSQLEVLRHPSLGCFVSHCGWNSALESLACGVPVVAFPQWTDQMTNAKQIEDVWKSGVRVNVNEDGIVESEELKRCIELVMDGGVKGEELRKNAKKWKELAREAVKEGGSSHKNLKAFIDEVAKGY; from the exons GGATGAAAAAAAATCCATTGATAATTTTCCAAAGGGGTTAATGAATTTTGTTCCATTTTCTGATGGATTTGATGATGGATTTGATCATTCAAAAGATCCTGTATTTTATATGTCACAACTTAGAAAATGTGGAAGTCAAACtgtcaaaaatattatcatcAATTGTTCTGAAAATGGAAGTCCTATAACTTGCCTACTTTACTCCATTTTTCTTCCTTGGGCAGCAGAG GTCGCACGTGAAGTCAACATCCCTTCAGCTCTTCTTTGGAGTCAACCAGCTACAATCTTAGACATATATTATTTCAACTTTCATGGATATGAAAATGAAATGTCTAATGAATCAAATGATCCAAATTGGTCCATTCAACTTCCTAACCTTCCACAATTAAAAACTAAAGATCTTCCTTCATTTTTACTTCCATCAAATGCAAAAGGAAGCCTTAGAGTTGCACTTCCACCTTTCAAAGAATTAATAAACACATTAGATTCTGAAATTAATCCAAAAATTCTTGTGAATACATTTGATGAATTAGAGCCACATGCATTAAAAGCAAttgaaaattacaaattttatggAATTGGACCATTAATACCTAGTGCATTTTTAGATGGAAATGACCCTTTAGATTCTTGTTTTGGTGCTGACCTTTTTGACAAGTCAAATGACTATATAGAATGGTTAAACACAAAGGAAAATTCATCTGTTGTTTATATATCATTTGGGAGTTTAATGAATCCATCAATAAGCCAAATGGAGGAGATATCAAAAGGGTTGATAGGTATAGGGAGACCATTTTTATGGATTATAAAACAAgatgaaaaaaacaaagaaaatgagaaaaatgtaaTTGGTTGTATTGAAGAGTTggagaaaataggaaaaattgtACCATGGTGTTCACAACTCGAAGTTTTGAGACATCCGTCTTTAGGATGTTTTGTTTCACACTGTGGATGGAATTCAGCTCTGGAGAGCTTAGCTTGTGGAGTACCTGTGGTGGCGTTTCCTCAATGGACCGATCAAATGACAAATGCTAAGCAGATTGAAGATGTGTGGAAGAGTGGAGTTAGAGTGAATGTGAATGAAGATGGTATTGTTGAGAGTGAAGAATTGAAAAGGTGTATTGAATTGGTTATGGATGGAGGGGTAAAAGGGGAAGAATTGAGAAAAAACGCGAAAAAATGGAAAGAATTGGCTAGAGAAGCTGTGAAAGAAGGTGGATCTTCACACAAGAATTTAAAGGCTTTTATTGATGAAGTTGCCAAAGGTTATTGA